GTATGCGTCTCTATAtacgtagaaaaatattattttatagatatagataatattatctaatctgTCATCTCATATCATACTGCAATAGTTTGTTCGATTtgttagaaatattatagtattgagtAATGAGTAGTGACTATAGTGATCACCGATCAGTGGATATAGTATTTGATgtgttttaactaatataagCTACAGTAATGTCTGCACAATTAATTACCAGTAAACGCGAAAATCCACAAAttgtaattgataattttaaatttagtaaagCAGATCAAGGAAAAAATAAAGTACGTGGGagatgtattaataaattatgtgatgcaaaaaatacacaaaaaaaaaattccgacaATGAACTGAagtattgtaggtacattaatatcattactattatataataactaataagtaataactggaacaaatattattatttaactattttaactcTATAGTGTGTACCTGaaacaaatctataaaataacggCTATAGGATATAACGCCTATAGCTTACCTGAGGAAAACCGAGagaatacctacaattattttaaaattaaaataatatgattattaattatatatattgtataagaataattaagtatcatacaaaactatttataatagataagaAAGTATTTAAGAAACGGTTAACAACTTGATATCAGCGATGCAGTTAATTATAATAGGaaattataccatttatacctataggtatcctTTACAGTTTAGGTTAGTATATAACCATTCGTAAAACATTCGTTTtcgatatcattttatataggtactgcacgCACAGTTTACTTATGGCTTTCAATTTAAAGAGGCAACTACAGACTACTGAATGATAACCTTTTTCTCTAATGTACACTGCCAACGGAGctaaataatagaataacacATTACGTAATCATGGGTTAAATTCCATCGAAAATACGATTAATGAAAAACATTATAgtgttgtaattattacaaaatacatggGGCATTTAGAGCAACGATGTGTGTTCATAACCTGCAATAGgtgcattttatattaataatatgtactaggTAGGTCTTCATAATCCTATACAGTCAAAACTAAGGTACATATTGTTTTACCCATCGGGTGTAAACCTAcactcaaattatttttacggAAACTGACGAAAAATGAATGGGGGGGAAATCGTGATTGAATAGGTAGGTAGcagaaaaaagataaataatctacaataataaagcatcaaaatgtaattattataaaacacataacaaaaaatataaaataaataccattacATTTTGTTCGCGtggaataaaatcaaaacaataaaatatacacattaaaaacaatataatatcatgtgtgTTCTTAACCCAAACTAATAAATActgcaattttttaaaaatatttatttgttgttgtttttatgcacgaattataaatttattataagtaatatagtattattgtaaaactaatgatttattgtataatacataatgatatttatgaattgaaataaaaaaaaatcagataatATTTATGTCTAGTGActaactttatatattatattaattaatcataaatgtacctactgttcaataatatattatcaataacgtgcgtacctatataggaGTGTGAAACGCCGCGAGTTCTCGTCGTGTTGGTTGGAAGATTCGATCGCGCCTAAATCGATCTAGtaaactataatgtataaatcataaCGGGGAGGAATCTCTGTACTCTGGCTTAAGCCAAAACCACCACACTTTCAGTTACCAAACGCTAACCGTCACGAAACgacgtgtacaataatatataatgttatacaatatacaatatggtACCTATGTCCTAATcctacagttatataatataatggttcaCACGTCGCATATACGTACCtaccattatagtattatagtcatcataatatgaaataaaaccttataagaaaacaaattaCGCGATCGTTGACTTTTATGCGTTCACCGCTCTACCCGAAGGGATCGGAAAATCTCCGGCGTTTAGAGATCATTAatgatttttactattttttttttaatacttttactataattatatatctatcatTATATGCACATgcacatgcataatatatataatattgtggcgTGACATGCATAATGCATTATACACGCGcctatgtaaattattactttaatataataataataatttgtatacccTTCGATATTTAAACACATGCAGTAGGTACAacaaatcgaaaataataagataaaaaatgtaggtataaatacattgacgtaggtatatattatacgcgggCAGCACAATATTTTACGTAAGATACGCGACGCaagtaaaatttgttaaaaaaaaaattaaaacgcagGGAAAATTGGACGATTTCACGCGGCCTACGACAAGAGCGCGGCGGGTTCGGTCTTGTTGTTGCCGGCCGAGTCGTTGTGGGCTACTTTGGaatcggacggcggcggcgattGGGCGCTCTGCACTTTGTCGGCGTTGCCGTGGCGGCGTCTCCTCCGGCGGCGGCGCATGCACACGCACAGCGCCAGCAGCAAGGCCACGACGATGACGATACCAGAGACGATGGCCCAGTAGGGCGTGTTGCGGTGTTCCCACTCGGCCATGCACTCCTTGAACGCGGCCAGGGCCTGTTCCGGGGTCCGGGCGCAGGCCTCGTCCTTTGGGTCGTCATGGATGTCGGTCTCACCGTCTCCGGCCAGCGGGTCCGGGCATTGGCCCAAACCGAAAACGGTCACCTTGTACGTGTGGGCCCACTGGACGACGCGCCGGCATCTGCAGTGAGCGCCCGGCGTCCCGGGTCGGAACAGATTGGTAGCGCCCGTCACGTTGAGCCGGGCCAGGCGGCACGTGACGGCCAGCTGGGCCGGGTCCAGATCGTAGATCTCTGCGTTTTCGGACACGTCCAGATTGACCAGGTTGGGCATGATGCCCAGTGCCGGGTAAGCTTTCAGGTCACAGCCCCTGAGCTGCAACACTCGCAGTCCGACGGCCGTCTCCAGCTGCCGCATGTCCAACACCGGGTTTCCGTTCAGCTTTAGCTGAATCAGCGATTTGGGCAGTCCGGCTGGCACTTCCTTGATGGCGTTTTGTGACAGGTCCAGCGTTTCCAGCTCGGCAAGCGACCCTAACGCCCCGGGCTCGATGGTGTGTACCTTGTTGAACGACAACATCAGATTCTTGATGTTCGGGTACTCGGTGAAACTGTTGTTAAATAGCTTGCCGATGTAGTTGTGCTCTAGGTTTAACGTCTGtaatacatttaacaattaataacaaacataaaaatttattttaattaaattaatataaaatgtttagatttatttttttttggaggcgGGGCTAATAAATACAGAAACgttgaatgtttaaaaaaagaGAGGATAAGTTCAAATTCTAAGGGCTaagatattataagtaaattaaagaGGTGTATATATCACTTAGGGCCGATTTCACCAACACAGTTAATCACGGTTAACGCTTAAtcggctgataacagatatttaaccggccaAAATTCGGCCGAAGCTTTAACCGTGATTAACTGTGTTGGTGAAATCGGCCCTTAAAGATCAATACGCTGCAAAGAAGGATCTTATGGtggtgaaataaattaaatcagcaGACAGAAATGCGTGACAATCGAGATGCGGTTTTATAGAGAGCGATGAAGAGCAAACTAAATGAAAAAAggacaatatacataaaatgttataatttcacGGATCTTAAATgtccataaataattaaatagaattaGTATCCAGACATAAACACGGTAtaggaataaataattttgtgaataTCCAAGCAtatcatagtaatatagtacCATATAGTACACTGTGCCTGGTGCGCTCAgagtgtatacagtatatacctTGAACGCGGATATGGTGCTAtgttattttttctcaaaatatttcgtaaaatattacacataagGTGCAAGTCTACGGGCAGTGACGTTTTATACTCAATGAATCATCGGTGATTTCCTGCCGGACACTcccagaagaaaaaaaaacaaatatagatttatGAATACCGACTAATTTTACGAACGCGTCTAATTATCTTCTTATTGTTTTGTAGGTCACGagaaaagtatatataatatattaatataattatattttaaacctttttggcatgtgaatttttttttacttaaaatcacGGCAGGGCGAGAGAGGCGCAAGcaagtatattttaatgttcctGAAATCGATGAATTAAATCGACGCATTAACgaaatttacaatatgtataatggaCAAAATGGCGTGCCGATGTTATATACACACTTAAACACACAAACCATAAAAGCGTATGCGGTCCAAACTTTAAGTAATCAGTTTAtcgtgagaaaaaaaataactaactattattaatatttattacgacATCGACAGCGAAACGCTCTCCGGGTGATCTATTTACAGGATGACTTACAAGACCGCTATATCTTTTTTCTTGTTTTCCTCGTTGGCTCGACTTCCGCGAAGGTTAAAGCATACGGGACTAAATAACCAATAACCGAAATATAACAGACCGCCAAGTTTTACACCAAACGTCaataacgaataaaataattcaattttataagctGAGAAGATCTCAATATAAAATCGACACGAAatccgttataatatattatcagtcGCACCtgaataaatttatcaaaatatatactactatcgGGGAGCTGTAATGCGAATCGCGGCTCTCTCCCTCCCCGGTCCTcgataaaacgaaaaaaaaaaatcttgcctTATTCTGTGCTACTATTTTCCATGCACGGGGACGACATAttcatttgtaattttaattatttaatttatttatttatatctcgTTTTAACAAACCTCGACGTCCTTTAAAATGTCTGTACTTGGTACAGACAGAAATTCTTGATAGGCACAGTTGACCACCACGAACCTTTCCACGTCTTTTGAGTTGAGACATTTCGCCCCATCCGCGACAAAGGCGGACATGCCAAAAACAATGATCgctgaaacataatatacatatcgtATTGATTATAACATTTTGTACGTTGTGTAGCAAACAACacactaacaaaaatacaaaattaattaggttcGTCGATAACGGCACAACACGtacaagaaattattatttcaagataTCGTTGTTGCCATTCATcgcaaatatcaataattatacagtGAATTGCTCACTGGTGGAACCAAATCTACAAACGATCACGTTTTTTCTCGTATTATGGTAAAATGgtgaataggtattattaatttaaatattatgtctatttaacacaaaatataacgatacattatttaaaattggtacCACTGTCTGTTGGACGTTGATTTATTCATCAAAAtgcgtataataggtacataaatacataattaatgatCAATCGTTTCATTAGTGAAACATAATTAGTAgtaaacatacctattattatggttaggtacatacttttcTTTGAATTATTTAgcttttaattgtatttatgttcgCATGGCTACCATTCAATAGTCATATACACAATTGATATTtagacatttattaattattataaactcgctcactcaactatattatattattaacaataaaatagccACCcccaaaaatcgaaaatttaaatgaaaataatacagttTGAATGGTGGTTGTATGTTAATCCcaaaaattttgattaaatgataccgaattaatgtatttttagtataattatacatataattacctAGGTCTATTAAagtataggtatcataataatccaattatttgtatacattcatTTAAACTCTAATAATGTACACGTTtcaatttttagtaatattttacagcCTGAAAATTCCAACATAGgcgtattttaatatctattaatatcaatatcaatatccATTATCCATCAGTTTTACTCGGATAAACTATATGAAGATTAAAAATAACCGTTTTAATCTTCGTAGGATAAACTCAAAGTACTATATTCGAATCCACCCAAAAACTTTTCGACCATATTTTAAGCAGACAATGTTGAGTAATCGACAATTTGATGAatcgtatttaatttaattttaaatttgcagaatttatataaaacgtataccAATAcgattgtaattatttgtaatatctaCAAGTCTTGGAATatgacttaatataatatatttattttttccatcgGTTTAGGTGACTAACCAGTCACTATGGTTACTAGCATGAAACCATAGCAAACATTGATgggcatcatattattatgatgtcatCATAGGCTTATTTCCAAGAGTTTACGTAACTATAAGTGCTATAGtaggatatattattagatataacaaTGCCGACGGTGATAAAAAAatgactatttagtatttaccaaataaccataaaaagtttaatattatagtcaacacGCAACATATTATAgacaagttttaatttaaatcgaacatagtatacctaggtataggcaACGATTGCGGGATTCtggcatatttaatatataagataatacaatgtattatacataaggTATTATACTGGTAtacattattactgttattgatACGAGGAGAATACATTTCCAATGACCCtgtgtacatatattaatacgtattttattaaCCACGTGTGCTTACAATTTATAacctgtaattttaattttaatgtatgttATCTAAATGTATTAGATCCCCAAAGCCAAAGCTATTCATTTTCCCATCGTTATCCTTTACAACATGCACTCGATTTCCTGTCCGAATTTGTTTTGGATTGTGGTCACTCCACACCGACATCAtcaatgcatattattgttatgcgcTGTATACCTGGCAATTTCCAaggtaattttaatcatttgcgGCTTTTTCTtctgataaataatttgtaggtaGTGTATAGGATATCGGTCGAATTGTGGCGTTTTTCATAACTACATTAAATATCAGCGATTTGTAGGTATTTatccaattttcattttttgtatcCTACTCATATTGTTCTTCAACAGTAATACAGTAGGAGCTCCGGTTAGGTAGGCGTAACGACCTTAGTAAATAtccaattattgtaattttttcaatggCTCTTTTTatgcattgtttttttaaatgtataatattgtatttaaaactttaaaatcatACTAGTTACTGCTGTAATGATTAGGGACAGTTAaactcatttttttctttaattaccTTTACGACAACGGTAAATTGTTTATTGACCTACCATAATAACGATTTATACAGAGACAATAAAcgcgtatttttaaatttaattggtgTGAACTAACACGTCATACctatctaaaaagtaaaaaccaatttatattcaaaaccgAACTAGTGTGACACTCATTATACCACTGaactaataattcaaaaatgaccTTCGATAATGATTTATTACCATGAGAATAAAGAATTCAACCATAGGTATACACGTGGTTAACAAGCTTGGACTACACatgcaaatatataaatttatatgatacaatttttaattaataagtattatagttagtagaaaacataatattaattattattaagtaaaatataattttagttaagtaCCTTACCTATctagtggcgtatttaggaatttttcatGGAGCGGGTTCAGCTAATTTTCCAAACACTTTTATGTAGGGAGGCTCTATTAcagaatgtatatatatatatatatatatattagacgtTTAGATAGATATAAATTGGACCCCATGACCGCCCCGTAAATATGCGACACTGTACCTATCCTATATAATCAGAAGGGGCTTCTATATTAGCGAGAGAGTTCATAAAAAGGGGGTAGGAACGTTAATTCGTATTCCTaatgatatatcaatataaatatttacaaatatatttcgaTTAATACGTTAGtaatcatttttgttattaaaagagTATAACTCTATAACAGTAATCAAAATTCGATTGAAAATGTTCACGGTATTCTATTATCAATATGATATCTGTAAAAACATAACTTTTCGCTAAGATTATCACTCGAGCTCAAGTGTAGAAATTGCATTTAAGACATATAGAAACACAATTTTCGTCAAgcgttaaaaaatactttatagaattaaaattgtattttttaaatgcaagcaatactaaaatataattgttttttagatgcaattattactttaagaaaACACCACCATCCTGCAAATCTCTGTGCACCCTGTCCggatttttgataatataattatttttgataataattacactacactttttaaatcataaagaTATAGGTTTGAACCAAGTAGAAGAacgtctaataataattaaataacatcgcgaataccatattatatcgaTGGTAAATCGTATTAATAGTTGCATAACTATCGATATAtagattacaataaaaataggtatatataaatttatattagtaaataatatacacgtatataatatatattatttttttttttatataaatgtgtcATTGAATATTGGTCATTGGATTCGGATTTGTAATACAATACTCCAGCGTTGTATCAAATTGCATATTACTGAATTAAGTATCCTCTTCGCAAGGAAGGTAGATATATCTGATGGTTTGTAAATCACAGTGTTGGAATACGATTTGAATAAtcaaaacacatttaataataatgtgtcaGTTCATTACTATACAAAGATACTATGCTATTATaacttactttaataatattatacaatctattataggtagtttGGAAGACCGTTTTtcgaaactaaaaatgtcataaGTACAGATTAGTTCTACTACATCTATATTTTTTCACTTATCTACGTATGTTTTACATCcaattattgaagaaataaacccaaatttggtataaaaaaaaccgttattatgtttgaataattataataataaaaaaaagttcagcATCGACATAATATATTCAGACGCATGTACAAATGTCCGTCAAAATTACTTTTGTTTATGCCAATTTTCTGCAAACTTCTCATAAAACCAGTATGTaagatttaaatataggtataggtacctataataatatacagatcgGATTTTTTCCGATTAAGAAAACCATAGCAcactactcgatatttttcctcgATCTTATTATTCTCCTCGATATTTTTCcacaaggaaaatctatgaatcataaatatgttgtgtaaataagtaaccatgacaacgagaatcttacaaaaaaataggttagaaacaaaaaaaaagtgtatcaATGGAgccaaaaaacataatattcatgttaaaaaaaatattagtaggtattaatcaattaaaatgcGTCTACATTTATtggtatttacatatttatatattataaaattataggtacaatggtacatattatattatattatcaactaaatatattaaaaaatttttaagaattatttataactgaccagaaataggtattatttattcgaTTATTGATTTCCTATGTTGTTGGCTTGTCACAGCAACTAGTACGAATTACAGCTGTGGTTTGGAAACCTTTCAGAACATCAACAAGGACGAAAAGTTGGACATTGAACGGTTTAATATAAAGACCAGTTGTGTGGCGCGTTCGAAACgtatataacaacaaaatataaacactattataCAGAAGGTAGGAGGGGGATGGAATTAGCACATTAGTCTTTATGAATTAAGTGTGACATGGTTATTGGTACcgaactattgtctattatctGCCGATATAATTAATGCAGCCGACAGGACAGTCATCGCCGAGATTGTaagttgaaacttttttacataatattat
This is a stretch of genomic DNA from Acyrthosiphon pisum isolate AL4f chromosome A3, pea_aphid_22Mar2018_4r6ur, whole genome shotgun sequence. It encodes these proteins:
- the LOC100159369 gene encoding immunoglobulin superfamily containing leucine-rich repeat protein 2, yielding MMTIGILTIIVFGMSAFVADGAKCLNSKDVERFVVVNCAYQEFLSVPSTDILKDVETLNLEHNYIGKLFNNSFTEYPNIKNLMLSFNKVHTIEPGALGSLAELETLDLSQNAIKEVPAGLPKSLIQLKLNGNPVLDMRQLETAVGLRVLQLRGCDLKAYPALGIMPNLVNLDVSENAEIYDLDPAQLAVTCRLARLNVTGATNLFRPGTPGAHCRCRRVVQWAHTYKVTVFGLGQCPDPLAGDGETDIHDDPKDEACARTPEQALAAFKECMAEWEHRNTPYWAIVSGIVIVVALLLALCVCMRRRRRRRRHGNADKVQSAQSPPPSDSKVAHNDSAGNNKTEPAALLS